From a single Xyrauchen texanus isolate HMW12.3.18 chromosome 26, RBS_HiC_50CHRs, whole genome shotgun sequence genomic region:
- the ntaq1 gene encoding protein N-terminal glutamine amidohydrolase — translation MNEESTSSEYTIITPSRNECVYTSCYCEENVWKMCEFAKDQGTCPLGEVYAVFISNDRKMIPIWKQKSSRGDKPVIWDYHVILLHTSKEGQSFIYDLDTILPFPCSLDMYLTEALQSDEYLKPAYWRKLRIIPADVYLKKFASDRLHMKDCDGNWRMPPPTYPCIETSESKTNLDDFICMDAQVGYGEVYDLSDFVQHFGVK, via the exons ATGAATGAAGAAAGTACTTCGTCTGAATATACAATTATCACCCCGTCTAGAAATGAATGTGTATACACCAGCTGCTACTG TGAGGAGAATGTGTGGAAAATGTGTGAATTTGCCAAGGATCAAGGGACGTGCCCTTTGGGTGAGGTGTATGCAGTCTTTATTTCTAATGATAGAAAAATG ATACCCATTTGGAAACAAAAATCTAGTAGAGGTGATAAACCAGTCATATGG GATTACCATGTTATACTTCTGCACACAAGTAAAGAAGGGCAGAGCTTTATATATGATCTAGACACCATCCTTCCCTTCCCTTGTTCACTTGACATGTATTTAACAGAGGCACTGCAGTCTGATGAGTATTTGAAACCTGCTTATTGGAG AAAACTTCGCATCATACCAGCAGACGTCTACTTAAAGAAGTTTGCTTCGGATCGCTTGCATATGAAGGATTGTGATGGGAATTGGCGTATGCCACCTCCAACATATCCTTGCATAGAAACATCAG AATCTAAAACGAATCTGGATGACTTCATCTGCATGGATGCACAAGTGGGATATGGAGAAGTTTATGACCTTTCAGACTTTGTTCAACACTTTGGAGTGAAGTAA
- the LOC127620052 gene encoding zinc finger protein 706-like gives MARGQQKIQSQQKNAKKAAEKKKSQGADHKTTAKAALVYTCPVCRTQMPDPKTFKQHFESKHPKSSMPPELADVQV, from the exons ATGGCTCGTGGGCAGCAGAAGATTCAATCTCAACAGAAGAACGCAAAGAAAGCTGCTGAGAAGAAGAAATCTCAAGGGGCAGATCACAAGACTACAGCCAAAGCAGCACTGGTCTACACATGTCCTGTCTGCAGG ACACAGATGCCAGACCCCAAgacttttaaacagcattttgaaaGCAAACACCCAAAGTCTTCAATGCCTCCTGAGCTGGCGGATGTGCAAGTTTAA
- the LOC127619806 gene encoding proteasome subunit alpha type-2-like has product MADRGYSFSLTTFSPSGKLVQIEYALAAVAAGAPSVGIKASNGVVLATEKKQKSILYDEQSVHKIEPITKHIGMVYSGMGPDYRVLVRRARKLAQQYYLVYQEPIPTGQLVQRVASVMQEYTQSGGVRPFGVSLLIAGWDEDRPYLFQSDPSGAYFAWKATAMGKNYVNGKTFLEKRYNKDLELEDAIHTAILTLKESFEGQMTEDNIEVGICNEAGFRRLSPAEVKDYLAAIS; this is encoded by the exons ATGGCAGATCGAGGATACAGTTTTTCCCTCACAACATTTAG CCCCTCTGGCAAACTGGTGCAGATTGAATATGCCTTGGCCGCTGTCGCAGCCGGTGCCCCGTCTGTAGGAATCAAAG CATCAAATGGAGTAGTGTTGGCGACTGAGAAGAAACAGAAGTCCATACTGTATGATGAACAGAGCGTACACAAAATTGAACCAATAACCAAACACATAGGCATGGTGTACAGTGGAATGGGTCCTGACTACAG GGTGTTGGTCAGAAGAGCAAGGAAGCTGGCACAGCAGTATTACCTGGTATACCAAGAGCCAATCCCCACAGGCCAGCTGGTACAGAGAGTGGCTTCTGTTATGCAAGAATACACGCAGTCAGG AGGTGTGCGGCCCTTTGGAGTGTCTCTTCTGATTGCTGGTTGGGATGAAGACAGACCATACTTATTTCAGTCAGACCCATCG GGAGCTTATTTTGCCTGGAAAGCTACAGCAATGGGAAAGAACTATGTCAATGGAAAAACATTCCTTGAGAAAAG ATATAATAAAGATCTGGAACTTGAAGATGCTATACACACTGCCATCTTAACTTTAAAG GAGAGTTTCGAAGGTCAGATGACTGAGGACAACATAGAGGTGGGCATCTGTAATGAAGCAGGATTTCGCAGACTCTCGCCTGCTGAAGTGAAGGATTACCTGGCAGCGATTTCATAA
- the LOC127620379 gene encoding bone morphogenetic protein 8A-like: MEQSSSNRSATPMDKQEVVAEFVPSHHSRGRKDQIRGRQRLFPLAVFLPLCMLLCVWGQVEGVVHSSFRRLSGREKKEMQKEILSILGLPGRPRPHPPLRPPSSAPLFMLDLYHAVSSEGEDGPDLGFNPEGVSHAALPTLSTHTPPLGTVVSEADTVMSFVNLVEQEKDLLQPRPYWKEFRFDLTPLPQGETVTAAEFRIYKTLPMGWRANRTLHISVYEIQKEKRQREPELVLLDMQSVPAGQEGWLAFDVTSASNRWLLHPRSNLGIRLYVETEEDRSLSAGWVGLVGRRGPRSKQPFMVTFFRASHVPCRPPRDVRHNNPRKKKHKYDLPHPNRPGIFDQNHASSGRQACKKHELYVSFSDLGWKDWVLAPPGYSAYYCDGECDYPLGSCMNATNHAMIQLLVHLLRPDEVPKACCAPTKLSSVSVLFYDDNNNVILKKHRNMVVKNCGCL, translated from the exons ATGGAACAGAGCTCTTCCAACCGCAGTGCCACACCAATGGACAAACAAGAGGTTGTGGCTGAGTTTGTACCCTCACACCACAGCAGAGGGAGGAAGGACCAAATCCGAGGCCGGCAACGACTCTTCCCTCTAGCGGTCTTCCTCCCTCTGTGCATGCTGCTGTGCGTTTGGGGTCAGGTGGAAGGAGTGGTTCATTCCAGCTTCCGCAGACTGAGCGGTCGGGAAAAGAAGGAGATGCAGAAGGAGATTTTATCCATTTTAGGGCTGCCGGGGCGACCAAGGCCACATCCACCCCTGCGGCCTCCTTCCTCTGCCCCACTCTTTATGCTGGATCTGTACCATGCCGTATCATCTGAGGGTGAAGATGGACCAGACTTGGGCTTCAATCCAGAAGGAGTCAGCCATGCCGCACTGCCcacattaagcacacacactCCACCCCTTGGCACAGTGGTCAGTGAGGCAGATACTGTCATGAGCTTCGTCAACTTGG TGGAGCAGGAGAAGGATTTGCTCCAGCCTCGGCCTTACTGGAAAGAGTTCCGCTTCGATCTGACCCCACTGCCTCAAGGAGAGACGGTCACCGCCGCTGAATTTCGTATCTATAAAACTCTTCCCATGGGCTGGCGGGCAAACCGCACTCTCCATATCTCTGTGTATGAAATCCagaaggagaaaagacagag GGAGCCAGAGTTGGTACTGTTGGACATGCAGTCAGTGCCTGCAGGTCAAGAGGGCTGGCTGGCATTCGATGTGACTTCTGCAAGCAATCGCTGGCTTCTCCATCCTCGAAGCAACCTGGGCATCCGCCTTTATGTGGAAACTGAGGAGG acCGGTCGCTGTCTGCCGGGTGGGTGGGTTTGGTGGGTCGGCGAGGTCCGCGCTCTAAGCAGCCCTTCATGGTGACATTTTTCAGGGCTAGTCATGTCCCCTGCCGCCCACCTCGCGATGTGAGACACAACAATCCACgcaagaaaaaacacaagtaCGACCTGCCACACCCAAACAGACCCGGCATATTTG ATCAAAATCATGCCAGCAGTGGACGCCAGGCCTGTAAGAAACATGAACTCTATGTTAGTTTCAGTGATCTTGGCTGGAAG GACTGGGTTTTGGCTCCTCCAGGTTACTCTGCATATTATTGTGATGGGGAATGTGACTATCCTCTGGGCTCCTGTATGAATGCCACAAACCATGCCATGATACAGCTACTG GTTCATCTTCTAAGACCAGACGAAGTGCCCAAGGCCTGCTGTGCTCCAACCAAACTCAGTTCTGTTTCTGTGCTCTTCTATGATGACAACAACAACGTTATTCTCAAGAAACATCGAAATATGGTGGTGAAGAACTGTGGCTGCTTATAA